A genomic window from Terrisporobacter glycolicus ATCC 14880 = DSM 1288 includes:
- a CDS encoding protein kinase family protein has translation MKYFNETYIKRRFVTRNDWADTYKAIHSSTEEKVTLKVLVRKSNDEEYINNLLKEVEILKNIKNPNLINVNNMFQYSGCGKTYYYIEGEYFKGISLEEKLQSGKLEEQEAIKIVETVAEGLKEFHNRNIQFNNLSLSNIFINSKEVVKTDVLSYLENKNFVVLSHDETEEIEEKVVEEKRFNPQKDIHDLGVILYELLTGKLSFESRNYKKQISSSNLVSIIEKATNSNLENKYNNINRFLVDLKSYSQYGVLSEESYDVQEEIPKKKKRKKGKIGKTLGVCAVIALIGGAAVYGYDIIEKNKKDEESNATKIEETTKPKEEEKKVEDKKEEKTEEDKTGKSENKDDKSTQKNSSTSKSNKNNSSTTTSKKKNNSSGSSSNSSSNNSNNGNSNTSKPNKPNKTSKPSKPSKPSNNGGSGNTTSKPDNGSGSGDKDTGVKPPPSGSNNSNSGSENEKTESSGTESE, from the coding sequence ATGAAGTATTTTAATGAAACATATATAAAAAGAAGATTTGTGACAAGAAATGACTGGGCTGATACATATAAAGCCATTCATTCAAGTACAGAAGAAAAAGTAACGCTAAAAGTATTAGTAAGAAAAAGTAATGATGAGGAATATATTAATAATCTATTAAAAGAAGTAGAAATTTTGAAAAACATAAAAAATCCTAATTTGATTAATGTGAATAATATGTTTCAATATAGTGGATGTGGAAAAACATATTACTACATCGAAGGTGAATATTTTAAAGGAATTTCTTTAGAAGAAAAATTACAATCTGGAAAGTTAGAAGAACAAGAAGCTATTAAAATAGTTGAAACTGTGGCTGAAGGATTAAAAGAATTTCATAATAGAAATATACAATTTAATAATTTAAGCTTAAGTAATATTTTTATAAATTCTAAAGAAGTGGTTAAAACAGATGTTTTATCATATTTGGAAAACAAAAACTTTGTTGTACTATCTCATGATGAAACAGAAGAAATAGAAGAAAAAGTAGTAGAAGAAAAGAGATTTAATCCACAAAAAGATATTCATGATTTGGGTGTTATTTTATATGAGCTACTAACTGGAAAGCTAAGTTTTGAATCAAGAAATTACAAAAAACAAATTTCAAGTTCAAATTTAGTATCTATTATAGAAAAAGCTACAAATAGCAACTTAGAAAACAAATATAATAACATAAACAGATTTTTAGTAGATCTTAAATCTTACTCACAATATGGAGTGCTTAGTGAAGAAAGCTATGATGTCCAAGAAGAAATACCAAAGAAAAAGAAAAGAAAAAAAGGAAAAATAGGTAAGACTCTAGGTGTTTGTGCAGTAATTGCTTTAATAGGTGGAGCAGCTGTATACGGATATGACATAATAGAAAAAAACAAAAAAGATGAAGAAAGTAATGCAACAAAAATAGAAGAAACTACTAAACCAAAGGAAGAAGAGAAAAAAGTAGAAGATAAGAAAGAAGAGAAAACTGAGGAAGACAAAACTGGAAAATCTGAAAATAAAGATGATAAATCTACTCAGAAGAACTCTTCTACAAGTAAGTCAAATAAAAATAATAGTTCAACTACTACTTCTAAGAAAAAGAATAATTCAAGTGGTAGTTCAAGTAATAGTAGTAGTAATAACTCAAATAACGGTAACAGTAATACGAGTAAACCAAACAAGCCAAATAAGACAAGTAAACCAAGTAAACCAAGTAAACCTAGCAACAATGGAGGCTCAGGCAATACAACAAGTAAACCAGATAATGGAAGTGGTAGTGGGGACAAAGATACTGGTGTTAAACCACCACCA